The DNA region ttttttttttttaatctcccctGTCCCATGAATCTCCCTAAAGCTCTAACCATCTTCTCAGTTGACAATTTCAGCAATGACAATTGCATCAAGGGAAGAAACGGTGCCCAATGTCGGGCTTACCTGACAACCCTCTACCAAATCTTGGCTCTGCAAATCCTTTCTGCCTTGTAGCTCTCCTATGCCTTCAAACTGATTTTTCCCCCCTTTGGtgtctatttgtatttttttttaacatcttttttggagtataattgctttacaatggtgtgttagtttctgctttataagaaagtgaatcagttatacatatacatatgttcccatatctcttccctcttgcatctccctccctcccaccctccctatcccacccctctaggtggtcacaaagcaccgagctgatctccctgggctatgtggctgcttccccctagctatctgctttatgtttggtagtgtatatatgtccatgccactctctcactttgtcacagcttacccttccccctccccatattctcaagtccattctctggtaggtctgtgtctttattcccgtcttgcccctaggttcttcatgaccacttttttttttttggtttccatatatatgtgttagcatacagtatttgtttttctctttctgacttacttcactctgtatgacagactctaggttcatccacctcactacaaataacttaatttctttttatggctgagtaatattccattgtatatatgtgccacatcttctatatccattcatctgttgatggacacttaggttgcttccatgtcctggctattgtaaatagagctgcaatgaacattctggtacatgacactttttgaattatggttttctcagggtatatgacaagcagtgggattgctgggtcgtacggtacttctacttttagttttttaaggaacctccatactgttctcgatagtggcggtatcaatttacattcccaccaacagtgcaagagggtccccttttatccacaccctctccagcatttattttttgtagattttttgatgatggccattctgactggtgtgagatgatatcttattgttgttctgatttgcatttctctaatgattaatgatgttgaccattctttcatgtgtttgttgtcaatctgtatatcttctttggcaaaatgtctatttaggtcttctgcccatttttggattgggttgtttttttgatattgagctgcatgagctgcttgtaaattttgcagattaatcctttgtcagttgcttcatttgcaaatattttctcccatttggagggctgtctttttatcttgtttatggtttcctttgctgtgcaaaagctttgaagtttcattaggtcccatttgtttatttttgtttttagttccatttctctaggaggcgggtcaaaaaggatcttgctgtgatttatgtcatagagtgttctgcctatgttttcctctaagagtttgatactgtctggccttacatttaggtctttaatccattttgagtttatttttgtgtatggtgttagagagtgttctaatttcatacttttacatgtacctgtccagttctcccagcaccacttattgaagaggctgccttttctccactgtatattcttgcctcctttatcaaagataaggtgaccatatgtgtatgggtttatctctgggcttgctatcctgttccattgatctatatttctgtttttgtcccagtaccatactgtcttgattactgtagctttgtagtatagtctgaagtcagggagcctgattcctccagctccatttttctttctcaagattgctttggctattcagggtcttctgtgtttccttacaaattgtgaaattttttgttctagttctgtgaaaaatgtcagtggtagtttgatagggattgcattgaatctgtagattgctttgggtagtaattttcgcaatgttgattcttccaatccaagaacatggtatatctctccatctatttgtattatctttaatttctttcatcagtgtcttataattttctgcatacaggtcttttgtctccttaggtaggtttattcctaggtattttattctttttgttgcaatggtaaatgggagggttttcttaatttcaccttcagatatttcatcattagtgtataggagtgctagagatttctgtgcattaattttgtatcctgctactttaccaaattcattgattagctctagtagttttctggtagcatctttaggattctctgtgtatagtatcatgtcatctgcaaacactgacagctttacttcttcttttccaatttggattccttttatttctttttcttctctgattgctgtggctaaaacttccaaaactatgttgaataatagtggtgagagtgggcaaccttgtcttgttcctgatcttagtggaaatggtctcagtttttcaccactgaggacgaggttggctgtgggtttgtcatatatggcctttattatgttgaggaaagttccccctgtgcctactttctggagggtttttatcataaatgggtgttgaattttgtcgaaagctttctctgcatctattgagatgatcatatggttttactccttcaatttgttaatatggtgtatcacattgattgacttgcgtatactgaagaatccttgcattcctgggataaaccccacttgatcatggtggatgatccttttaatgtgctgttggattctgtttgctagtattttgttgaggatttttgcatctatgttcatcagtgatattggtctgtagttttctttctttgtgacatctttgtctggttttggtatcagggtgatggtggcctcgtagaatgagcctgggagtgttcctccctctgctatattttggaagagtttgagaaggataggtgttagctcttctctaaatgtttcatagaattcgcctgtgaagccatctggtcctgggcttccgtctgttggaagatttttttttttttttttttaatgtgggatcttcccggaccagggctcgaacccgtgtcccctgcattagcaggtggattcttaaccactgcgccaccagggaagcccggaagatttttaatcacagtttcaatttcagtgcttgtgactggtctgttcatattttctatttcttcctggttcagtctcggaaggttgtgcatttctaagaatttgtccatttcttccaggttgtccattttattggcatagagttacttgtagtaatctctcatgatcctttgtatttctgcagtgtcagttgttacttctcctttttcatttctaattctattgatttgagtcttctccctttttttctttttttctttttttttttacactgagtcagaaaattattttaatagttacaaaatatctttttttttttttttttttttacagaatcaGTATAAAATAGCAGTTGATTTCTCCATAATTATCAGAATTATTTATACTTGAGGTCTTGGGTAAGTGGGGCTGAAATCAACAAAAGGTCTTGGACTGTTGGCTCAGAAATCTTCCTGGGAAGCCCACCGTGTTGATGTCTGTCATGCTTAACTCTTATGAGATGACccggtcctttttaaaaaaaagtatctttttattcattctttggaGGCTTGAAGTGAATTCGGCAGCGTTCATTAAACACCTTCCAGCTCCTGTCATTTACCACTTCTTCGACATTCAGTTCTGACTGCATCCATTTCAACTTTGTCTGTTCTTTTCTAAGTTGCTTTAATAACGTTAAATTGTCcaaattcttttctctctcctctcggAGCTGTTTTACTACTGATGAGGTCTGAGCTATACAGTTTTTTATGACTCGGTCCCTACTGGCATGAGCCGCCATCAAAGACTCATAAAGTTGTTTACAGGTTTGGCTGGCATCAATTTTCCCTGCAAAGGAAGCTGTTGGAACCGTAGTGTTTAATTCATGTACTATTCTGTCATCAATCGTCCTCATCACCTTGAGTAATTCCTGGAACTCGGCGAACTCCTCACAGCTCACACCGCCACTGGGCGCCGCCATATTGGACaacctccctttttttcttgatgagtctggctaatggtttatcaattttgtttaccttctcaaagaaccagcttttagttttattgatctttgctactgtttcctttatttctttttcatttatttctgatctgatctttatgatttctttccttctgctaactttggggtttttttttgttcttctttctctaattgctttaggtgtaaggttaggttgtttatttgagatgtttcttgtttcttaaggtaggattgtattgctataaacttcgctcttagaactgcttttgctgcattccataggttttgggccgtcgtgttttcattgtcatttgtttctaggtactttttgatttcctctttcatttcttcagtgatctcttggttatttagtagtgtattgtttagcctccatgtgtttgtattttttatagttttttcctgtaactgatatctagtctcatagtgttgtggttggaaaagatacttgatatgatttcaattttcttaagtttaccaaggcttgacttgtgacccaagatatggtctatcctggagaatgttccatgagcacttgagaagaatgtgtattctgttgtttttggatggaagtcctataatatcaattaagtccatgttgtttaatgtatcatttaaagcttgtgtttccttattttcattttggatgatctgtccattggtgaaagtggggtgttaaagtcccctactatgattgtgttactgtcgatttcctctttcatgACTGTTAgtatctgccttatgtattggggtgctcctatgttgggtgcataaatatttgcaattgttatatcttcttcttggatggatcccttgatcattatgtactgtccttctctgtctcttgtaatagtctttattttaaagtctattttgtctgatatgagaattgctactccagctttcttttgatttccatttg from Eschrichtius robustus isolate mEscRob2 chromosome 1, mEscRob2.pri, whole genome shotgun sequence includes:
- the LOC137768210 gene encoding protein MIX23, whose protein sequence is MAAPSGGVSCEEFAEFQELLKVMRTIDDRIVHELNTTVPTASFAGKIDASQTCKQLYESLMAAHASRDRVIKNCIAQTSSVVKQLREEREKNLDNLTLLKQLRKEQTKLKWMQSELNVEEVVNDRSWKVFNERCRIHFKPPKNE